One Rosa chinensis cultivar Old Blush chromosome 5, RchiOBHm-V2, whole genome shotgun sequence genomic region harbors:
- the LOC121048817 gene encoding aspartyl protease family protein 1-like, translating to MDDVSIPSMLAKQGLASNSFSMCFGINGSGRIRFGDNGSVDQPETPFYVRDKYPTYNITVTQIAVGKSVANLEFYAIWDSGTSFTYLNDPAYTHISKSFNSTIKDKRATDNSDLPFEYCFTVR from the exons ATGGATGATGTATCCATTCCTAGCATGTTAGCAAAACAGGGGCTTGCTTCAAATTCTTTTTCCATGTGTTTTGGAATTAACGGAAGTGGTAGGATCAGATTTGGTGATAATGGAAGTGTAGACCAACCAGAAACACCATTCTATGTCAGAGATAAATA TCCAACTTACAACATTACGGTTACTCAAATAGCCGTTGGAAAAAGTGTTGCTAATCTTGAATTCTATGCAATTTGGGACTCTGGTACCTCATTTACGTACCTAAATGATCCAGCTTACACCCATATTTCTAAGAGT TTCAACAGCACCATCAAAGATAAGCGGGCTACAGATAATTCTGATCTTCCTTTTGAATATTGTTTTACAGTCAGGTAA
- the LOC112201465 gene encoding plant UBX domain-containing protein 4: MRSRSPSPAPSRPAYQLRSKRAASGTSKEDNKPPAARTRGGIRTLSDLNRRPVKDGSDSDSDEPKEYYTGGEKSGMLVQDPTRGGGDVDSIFTQAKQFAQGPLEPSSSSKSFTGTARTLRLCLVGGKERNQFPFPWESESGGEGRE; encoded by the exons ATGCGCTCTCGCTCCCCGTCGCCGGCTCCGTCTCGCCCGGCCTACCAGCTCCGGTCCAAACGCGCCGCCTCCGGGACCAGCAAGGAGGACAACAAGCCGCCGGCTGCGCGTACACGTGGCGGCATTCGCACGCTTTCCGATCTGAATCGGCGTCCGGTGAAGGATGGGTCTGACAGTGACTCCGATGAGCCCAAGGAGTACTACACTGGTGGCGAGAAAAG TGGTATGCTTGTCCAAGACCCCACCAGAGGCGGGGGTGACGTGGATTCAATTTTCACTCAAGCCAAACAGTTTGCACAAGGACCTCTGGAACCTTCGTCAAGCTCAAAAAGTTTTACTGGAACAGCTAGAACACTTAGGCTATGTTTGGTtggtggaaaggaaaggaatcaatttcctttcccatgggaaagtgAATCCGGAGGGGAGGGGAGGGAATGA